Proteins encoded by one window of Candidatus Paceibacterota bacterium:
- a CDS encoding EamA family transporter has protein sequence MNSWAIYAAMGLVQVSLLMTLYKVPAAKQINKYTLSVWSYFFASILAGIFLYNYISFDVKTVIFALLWGTGYSILSLTQMHVLHKQDTSSVFPFTSLVSNILVIIGGVLFLNETITFIQWVAVSLSVLLFISQYWNNKIHFIVEILPSFMFISLLSTFNKFIQKAGADHVNIYNFIFWQLTFALIASFIILFYKRKHISIKDLTHGEMLKWSAASGVLQFGVTYTIIKALSLGPISLVHVIIGLYTFFTSLLASLFFKEKITAKGLFFIFLSFLIVLLIKFG, from the coding sequence ATGAACAGCTGGGCAATCTATGCTGCTATGGGCTTAGTACAGGTAAGCTTGTTAATGACTCTGTATAAAGTCCCAGCAGCTAAACAAATTAACAAATACACACTTTCGGTGTGGTCTTATTTTTTTGCCTCAATTTTAGCTGGAATTTTTTTATATAATTACATTTCTTTTGACGTCAAAACAGTTATATTCGCTCTTTTGTGGGGAACGGGCTATTCAATACTTTCACTTACCCAAATGCATGTTTTGCACAAACAAGACACAAGTAGTGTATTTCCATTCACAAGTCTAGTTTCTAATATTTTGGTCATTATCGGTGGGGTTCTTTTTCTCAACGAAACAATCACTTTTATTCAGTGGGTTGCTGTTTCCCTTTCGGTTCTACTTTTTATATCGCAATACTGGAACAACAAAATACATTTTATTGTTGAAATATTGCCGTCTTTCATGTTTATTTCACTGCTCTCAACTTTCAACAAGTTTATTCAAAAAGCTGGAGCAGACCATGTAAATATATATAATTTTATTTTTTGGCAATTAACATTCGCGCTTATCGCATCCTTTATAATCTTGTTTTACAAACGAAAACATATCTCTATAAAAGACTTAACTCACGGCGAAATGCTCAAATGGTCTGCTGCGAGCGGAGTTCTTCAATTTGGGGTGACTTACACAATTATAAAAGCACTTTCACTTGGGCCAATATCACTAGTTCACGTAATTATTGGACTCTATACTTTTTTCACCAGTTTACTCGCCTCGTTATTTTTCAAGGAGAAAATCACCGCAAAAGGATTGTTTTTTATTTTCCTTTCATTCCTTATCGTTCTCCTTATTAAGTTTGGATAA